From a single Wolbachia endosymbiont of Oedothorax gibbosus genomic region:
- a CDS encoding RDD family protein: MLHKFFDRLFSIFSSINVIQKVKKDENGICYVTGLRRYISVLLDLIIIVLFLQFCSQALNQLFINSEELSQIAAKYQTQVPLSAEEKTMQSRLGKLWILNQIVQCIMLFCYVTYMWVRFAATPGKLLLGLRVVDAQTFEKITLRQATKRFFSFMLSVTPLFLGFLWANFDKRCQTWHDKIAGTVVVTSKSLKLTKMFKEVCQTEKIN; the protein is encoded by the coding sequence ATGTTACATAAATTTTTTGATCGTTTATTCTCTATTTTTTCTTCTATAAATGTTATTCAAAAGGTAAAGAAAGATGAAAATGGAATATGTTATGTAACAGGCCTCAGGCGCTATATATCAGTATTGCTTGATTTAATTATTATCGTTTTGTTCTTGCAGTTTTGCAGCCAAGCCTTAAATCAGCTCTTTATAAACTCAGAGGAATTAAGTCAAATTGCTGCAAAATACCAAACGCAAGTGCCACTGTCTGCAGAAGAAAAGACAATGCAGAGTAGACTTGGTAAACTGTGGATCCTAAATCAAATAGTCCAATGCATTATGCTCTTTTGCTATGTTACATATATGTGGGTAAGGTTTGCTGCTACACCCGGAAAATTACTACTTGGGCTTAGAGTTGTGGATGCACAAACTTTTGAAAAGATAACTTTGAGACAAGCAACCAAGAGATTTTTTTCCTTTATGTTATCAGTTACACCATTATTCTTGGGCTTTTTATGGGCAAATTTCGATAAACGCTGTCAAACTTGGCACGACAAGATCGCAGGCACAGTGGTTGTCACGAGTAAAAGCCTTAAGCTAACGAAAATGTTCAAAGAAGTGTGTCAAACCGAAAAAATAAATTGA
- the mtaB gene encoding tRNA (N(6)-L-threonylcarbamoyladenosine(37)-C(2))-methylthiotransferase MtaB, whose amino-acid sequence MNEVITFGCRLNFYESELIKEALKKAKRENVVVVHSCAVTNEAERQVKQKIRKIYKNDPSKEIIVVGCAVQLDPESYSDIPGVSKVLGNQDKLKAENYLLNDDKILVSDNQVEPVLINGFEDKSRAFIEIQNGCNHSCTFCSITEARGNNRSVPINSIIEQIRIFIENGYQEVVFTGVDITDFGTDLFAKPSLGSMIRRVLKDIPELKRLRLSSIDVAEVDNELMDLIANESRLMPHLHLSLQSGNNLILKRMKRRHNREQVIEFCRKMKSLRPNIVFGADIIAGFPTETDEMFQDTVDLLKKTNIVYLHAFPYSERKNTPAARMPQVPENVRKERVKNLREMNREMMSSFYQSLIGTEQSVLVEQNNVGRTENFALVKLESKAQAKSIVKVNVKGVENNYLIGSIVSKYDTNKVI is encoded by the coding sequence ATGAATGAAGTAATAACATTTGGTTGTCGTCTAAATTTTTACGAGAGTGAGTTAATCAAAGAAGCATTAAAAAAAGCAAAGAGAGAAAATGTTGTTGTGGTGCATAGCTGTGCAGTGACAAACGAAGCAGAACGCCAAGTAAAGCAAAAAATACGTAAGATCTATAAAAATGATCCAAGTAAAGAAATTATCGTAGTTGGCTGTGCTGTTCAGTTGGATCCTGAATCGTATAGTGATATTCCTGGTGTGAGTAAAGTGCTGGGTAATCAAGATAAGCTAAAAGCTGAAAATTACTTACTAAATGACGATAAAATCTTAGTCAGTGATAACCAAGTAGAACCTGTTCTAATTAATGGATTTGAAGATAAATCAAGGGCATTTATTGAAATTCAAAATGGTTGTAATCATAGCTGCACATTTTGCTCAATTACTGAGGCAAGAGGGAATAATCGATCTGTGCCAATAAACAGTATTATAGAGCAAATTAGAATCTTTATAGAAAATGGATATCAAGAAGTAGTGTTTACAGGTGTTGATATTACTGACTTTGGTACAGATTTGTTTGCTAAGCCATCACTTGGTTCAATGATTAGGAGAGTTTTAAAAGATATACCAGAGTTGAAGAGGCTAAGACTTTCCTCTATCGATGTTGCTGAGGTTGATAACGAATTAATGGATTTAATAGCTAATGAGTCAAGACTTATGCCTCATTTACATTTGAGTCTACAATCTGGTAATAATTTAATACTAAAGAGAATGAAGCGTCGTCACAACAGAGAACAAGTGATAGAATTTTGTCGTAAAATGAAGAGCTTGAGGCCTAATATAGTATTTGGTGCTGATATTATTGCTGGATTTCCAACAGAAACTGATGAAATGTTTCAGGATACAGTTGATTTACTGAAAAAAACAAATATAGTTTACCTACATGCTTTTCCATATTCAGAGCGGAAAAATACACCTGCTGCACGAATGCCACAAGTACCAGAGAATGTGCGTAAAGAACGAGTAAAAAATTTAAGAGAAATGAATAGAGAAATGATGAGTAGCTTTTATCAATCTTTGATAGGCACTGAACAAAGTGTTCTGGTTGAGCAAAATAATGTCGGTAGAACAGAAAATTTTGCATTAGTAAAGCTTGAATCAAAAGCTCAAGCCAAGAGTATTGTGAAAGTTAATGTTAAAGGAGTGGAAAATAATTATCTAATTGGAAGTATTGTAAGTAAATATGATACAAATAAAGTAATATAG
- the ligA gene encoding NAD-dependent DNA ligase LigA has protein sequence MTNLEKMRKKLQDQINYHNVLYYQKSKPEISDAEYDELKKKLAEIEPEIYATQDSVGAPPDERFSKVEHQEPMLSLENAYDEQGVEKFLSKIKRFLIEDKIEILCEPKIDGLSFSAIYEDGRFVRAATRGDGFVGEDVTHNVATIKGFPKFLQGVQGRLEVRGEIYISNSDFLKLNENDEFANPRNAAAGSLKQLDANITASRPLRYFAYSLIGGAEKSQSEILNKLEVLGFCVNEHQSLTSSLNGMLKFYNEIYNCRYNLDYDIDGIVYKVNDLVLQNRLGNTHKAPRSALAYKFSAVYAKTKLNKIFIQVGRTGVLTPVADLVPVNVGGVLVSRASLHNQDEIKRKDIREGDIVTIKRAGDVIPQIVEVSRDSRLPNTPEFVFPEVCPECGSKVRQVEGEAAVRCPEEFTCKAQIIEKLKHFVSKDAFDIVGLGDKQIEFFYDLGLIKQIHDIFTLEERLDEFNLEEQPGWGKKSIAHLLNAIQSRKVITLDRFIFSLGIRFIGQVAAELLADYYVSYDNWYNSMIELSSDNTELVGIDGIGKKVAESLESFFSKEHNIKMLNDLTACLQILPVSSNSSNSVLNNKIIVFTGKLLAMSRGEAKVRAKTLGAKVSSHLSSKTDYLIAGEKPGSKYKKAVELGVEILDEDQWHKVISLGVFK, from the coding sequence ATGACTAACTTAGAAAAGATGAGAAAAAAACTACAAGATCAAATTAATTATCATAATGTCTTGTATTATCAAAAAAGTAAGCCAGAGATAAGTGATGCTGAATATGATGAACTGAAGAAAAAGTTAGCTGAAATAGAGCCAGAAATTTATGCAACACAAGATAGTGTTGGTGCTCCACCTGATGAGAGGTTTTCTAAGGTGGAACATCAAGAACCTATGCTTTCCCTTGAGAATGCTTATGATGAACAAGGTGTAGAGAAATTTTTGTCTAAAATAAAGAGGTTTTTAATTGAAGACAAAATAGAGATATTATGTGAGCCAAAAATTGATGGGTTGTCGTTTTCTGCAATTTATGAGGATGGAAGATTTGTTAGAGCTGCAACTCGAGGCGACGGTTTTGTAGGGGAAGATGTCACTCACAATGTTGCAACAATAAAAGGCTTTCCTAAGTTTTTGCAAGGTGTGCAAGGTAGACTAGAAGTAAGAGGTGAAATATACATCAGTAACAGCGACTTTTTAAAGTTAAATGAAAACGATGAATTTGCCAATCCTCGAAATGCAGCTGCTGGTTCTCTAAAGCAATTGGATGCAAACATTACAGCAAGTAGACCACTTAGATATTTTGCTTATTCTTTGATTGGTGGAGCAGAGAAAAGTCAAAGTGAAATACTAAATAAGCTTGAGGTACTTGGTTTTTGCGTAAATGAGCATCAGTCCTTAACAAGTAGTTTGAATGGAATGCTGAAGTTCTATAACGAGATCTATAATTGTCGCTATAACTTGGATTATGATATTGATGGAATAGTCTATAAAGTAAATGATTTGGTACTACAAAATCGTCTAGGGAATACTCACAAAGCACCGCGCTCAGCACTTGCATACAAGTTTTCTGCGGTTTATGCAAAAACAAAGTTAAATAAGATATTTATACAAGTGGGCAGAACAGGGGTTTTAACTCCAGTTGCAGATTTAGTGCCAGTCAATGTTGGTGGGGTGCTAGTTAGTAGAGCAAGTCTGCATAACCAAGATGAGATAAAACGTAAAGACATAAGAGAGGGAGATATTGTAACAATCAAAAGGGCAGGGGATGTAATTCCCCAGATCGTTGAAGTAAGCAGAGATTCTCGTCTTCCAAATACACCTGAATTTGTGTTTCCTGAAGTATGCCCTGAATGTGGTAGTAAAGTACGTCAGGTTGAGGGAGAGGCTGCAGTAAGATGTCCTGAGGAATTTACCTGTAAAGCTCAAATAATAGAAAAACTAAAGCATTTTGTATCGAAAGATGCATTTGACATTGTTGGCCTTGGTGATAAGCAGATAGAGTTTTTTTACGACCTTGGTCTGATAAAACAAATCCATGATATTTTTACTTTAGAAGAAAGATTGGATGAATTTAATCTGGAAGAACAGCCTGGTTGGGGCAAGAAATCAATAGCTCATTTATTAAATGCTATACAAAGCAGAAAGGTAATAACTCTAGATAGGTTTATATTTTCTTTAGGTATTAGATTTATTGGCCAAGTTGCAGCAGAATTGCTTGCAGATTATTATGTTTCTTATGATAATTGGTATAATTCGATGATTGAACTGTCATCAGATAATACTGAGCTAGTAGGTATAGACGGCATAGGAAAAAAAGTAGCTGAATCTTTGGAATCATTTTTTTCTAAGGAACATAACATCAAAATGTTAAATGATCTTACTGCTTGTCTTCAAATTCTTCCTGTGAGCTCCAACTCTAGTAACTCTGTTTTAAATAATAAAATTATAGTGTTTACTGGTAAGCTACTTGCTATGAGTAGAGGAGAGGCAAAAGTAAGAGCCAAAACTCTAGGAGCAAAGGTCAGCTCACATCTTTCTTCTAAAACTGACTACCTAATTGCAGGAGAAAAACCAGGATCCAAATATAAAAAGGCAGTGGAATTAGGTGTAGAAATTTTAGATGAAGACCAGTGGCATAAAGTGATAAGTTTGGGAGTGTTCAAATGA
- the gltX gene encoding glutamate--tRNA ligase produces the protein MLTRFAPSPTGYLHVGNVRTALVCWMYTRNQNGKFLLRFDDTDLQRSDVKYINNIIEDLKWIGINWDASFKQSERFERYNEVFLQLIKEGHIYACYETREELDIKRKLQLKQGLPPVYDRSALLLTEQEKIRYEQEGRRPHFRFKLDRNEVVKWNDEVKGEINIATSSISDPVVKREDGIYTYMLPSVIDDVDFNVTHVVRGEDHVTNTAVQIQMIKALKAKIPTFAHLSLLHFDDSKISKRKGGLDIKSIRENETEPMALTSYLAKLGTSDPIEAHVDIQSLINSFDIKKFSSASAQFSLSEMYKLNSKVLQQMSFEIVQERLNQIGSEFWYFIRNNIEKFSEVAKWWKICKSDIEPVILDKELIKIALNALPQSDCNENTLSEWVKAIRQTVDIKAKDLFTQLRLALTGTETGPELAKLLIFIGKENIIARLKEK, from the coding sequence ATGCTAACAAGATTCGCTCCAAGCCCAACTGGCTACCTCCACGTAGGAAACGTACGAACTGCCTTGGTTTGTTGGATGTACACACGCAATCAAAATGGAAAATTTTTACTCCGTTTTGATGATACTGACCTTCAGCGTTCAGATGTCAAATATATAAATAATATCATAGAAGACCTAAAATGGATTGGTATCAATTGGGATGCAAGTTTTAAGCAATCAGAGCGCTTTGAGCGCTATAACGAGGTGTTCTTGCAATTAATAAAAGAAGGGCATATTTATGCATGCTATGAAACAAGAGAAGAGTTAGACATTAAACGAAAGTTGCAATTAAAACAAGGACTTCCTCCTGTTTATGACAGAAGTGCATTGCTTCTAACTGAGCAAGAGAAAATTCGTTATGAGCAAGAAGGACGAAGACCACATTTTAGATTTAAGTTGGATAGAAATGAAGTTGTTAAATGGAATGATGAAGTTAAAGGTGAAATAAATATTGCAACCAGTAGCATAAGCGACCCTGTGGTAAAAAGAGAAGATGGAATTTACACATACATGCTACCTTCTGTTATTGATGACGTTGACTTTAATGTAACCCATGTTGTACGCGGGGAAGATCATGTAACTAATACAGCAGTACAGATCCAAATGATTAAAGCATTAAAAGCGAAAATCCCTACATTTGCTCACCTTTCTCTGCTACATTTTGATGATAGCAAGATATCGAAACGAAAAGGCGGGCTGGATATCAAGTCCATAAGAGAGAATGAGACTGAACCAATGGCGCTAACTAGCTATTTAGCAAAACTTGGAACATCTGATCCGATAGAAGCTCATGTTGACATACAGTCTTTAATTAACTCATTTGATATTAAAAAATTTAGCTCAGCATCTGCACAATTCAGCTTGAGTGAAATGTATAAGCTAAATAGCAAAGTGCTGCAACAAATGTCATTTGAAATTGTACAAGAACGTTTAAATCAAATTGGTTCAGAGTTTTGGTATTTTATAAGGAACAATATAGAAAAGTTTTCTGAGGTGGCCAAGTGGTGGAAAATATGCAAATCCGATATAGAGCCTGTGATTCTTGATAAGGAGCTCATAAAAATCGCGCTCAATGCATTGCCTCAAAGTGATTGTAATGAAAACACATTATCAGAGTGGGTCAAAGCCATTCGACAAACAGTGGATATAAAGGCAAAAGACCTATTTACGCAGTTGCGTTTAGCTTTAACAGGAACAGAAACAGGCCCAGAACTTGCTAAATTATTAATTTTTATCGGCAAAGAAAATATCATTGCAAGGTTAAAAGAAAAGTGA
- a CDS encoding cytochrome c-type biogenesis protein CcmH has product MRAVVSLLFILIFHSGVNAFTLDNKLRDKSMEKRATSLFEIIRCPICSGESLSESGSQIAYDMREAIRKKINDGYTDEEIISELKNSYGNSIITTPPSTYILWFIPLTTLLIGCFLIQRYINTTT; this is encoded by the coding sequence ATGAGAGCAGTAGTTAGTTTACTTTTCATATTGATATTCCACTCAGGCGTAAACGCTTTTACTCTGGATAATAAACTCAGAGATAAAAGCATGGAAAAACGAGCAACCAGTTTATTTGAAATAATAAGGTGTCCAATATGTTCTGGCGAATCATTGTCTGAATCTGGATCTCAGATCGCGTATGATATGCGAGAAGCAATTCGTAAAAAAATCAATGATGGATACACAGATGAAGAGATAATCTCAGAGTTAAAAAATTCTTACGGCAATTCAATTATAACTACCCCACCTAGCACTTACATTTTGTGGTTTATTCCACTTACAACTCTGCTTATTGGGTGTTTTTTAATACAAAGATACATCAATACAACCACTTAA
- a CDS encoding ferredoxin family 2Fe-2S iron-sulfur cluster binding protein has translation MPSVTFVLPDGSKKSYEAAEGETLLNLAHRSDPDLLEGACEGSLACSTCHVIVDPEFYDAVETHNPISDEENDMLDLAFGLTETSRLGCQIKITKDIDGLCVTVPRGTRNISLDKQGND, from the coding sequence ATGCCATCTGTTACTTTTGTTTTACCTGATGGGAGTAAGAAAAGCTATGAAGCTGCAGAGGGAGAAACTCTGCTTAATTTAGCCCACAGAAGTGATCCAGATCTGCTTGAAGGTGCATGTGAGGGCTCTCTTGCTTGTTCTACATGCCACGTGATTGTTGATCCAGAATTTTATGATGCTGTAGAAACGCATAATCCCATATCTGATGAGGAAAATGATATGTTAGACCTAGCTTTCGGCTTAACAGAAACGTCGAGGCTTGGATGCCAAATAAAAATCACAAAAGATATCGACGGTTTGTGCGTAACCGTGCCAAGAGGTACAAGAAACATATCATTAGATAAACAAGGAAATGATTAG
- a CDS encoding Mur ligase family protein: MQLNKYKNQNVAVFGLGKTGLSVINALIKSGARVYAWDDHEEQIANAKMMYKKCNFIHPKEYNWHEISALVLSPGVPTEPHWIVKLARRFDCKIKSDIELFLEAKTTNQKVIGVTGTNGKSTTTSLIGHILKSAGKKVAIGGNLGIPVLDLERDAEIYVIELSSFQLELMNEINVDISALLNITPDHIDRHGSMENYIAAKLKLINGSEVAVIGCDNEITADIFNKFTGNKIPISVTYSPMSFQRVTLESRKEKPLPTTQMTEGGARDLISLAGNNLLDYSEQITGIDRNYLDPSVSYLDDKRSTGIQKISLKLENHSLSVSDVKINLISNAENIAAAYAVCKLLGVDSNTIINGIKSFSGLRHRNELLGKIRNVFFVNDSKATNAKSSEKAILSYENINWIVGGRSKKGGIESLSKHFTRIRKAFLIGESTEAFANTMENKVDYVRCCNLEDAFRLAFEEALNSAEEVTILLSPACASFDQWKNFEERGEAFCRMFENLRYNHTCCLV, translated from the coding sequence ATGCAACTAAACAAATATAAAAATCAAAACGTCGCGGTTTTTGGTCTTGGTAAAACTGGTTTATCCGTCATTAACGCTCTGATAAAGAGTGGTGCAAGAGTATATGCATGGGATGATCATGAAGAGCAAATAGCAAACGCAAAAATGATGTATAAAAAATGTAATTTTATTCATCCCAAGGAATATAATTGGCATGAGATCAGTGCATTGGTTTTAAGCCCTGGAGTGCCAACAGAGCCGCATTGGATAGTAAAACTTGCGAGGAGATTTGATTGCAAAATAAAATCAGATATTGAGCTATTTCTTGAAGCTAAAACTACAAACCAGAAGGTAATAGGCGTCACAGGAACAAATGGTAAATCAACCACTACATCATTAATAGGACACATATTAAAATCTGCAGGGAAAAAAGTAGCTATTGGTGGAAATTTAGGCATTCCTGTTTTGGATCTAGAAAGAGATGCAGAAATTTATGTAATCGAACTCTCCTCTTTTCAATTGGAGTTGATGAATGAAATTAACGTGGACATTTCAGCACTGCTCAATATTACACCAGATCACATAGATAGGCATGGAAGTATGGAGAATTACATAGCAGCTAAATTAAAACTGATAAACGGTAGTGAGGTTGCCGTAATAGGATGTGACAATGAGATTACCGCTGACATATTCAACAAATTCACTGGAAACAAAATTCCAATCTCAGTAACATATTCCCCGATGTCATTCCAGCGCGTGACGCTGGAATCCAGAAAAGAAAAACCATTGCCAACTACTCAGATGACAGAGGGTGGTGCAAGAGATCTAATATCATTGGCAGGTAACAATTTGCTTGATTATAGTGAACAGATTACTGGTATAGATCGAAATTATCTGGATCCCAGTGTCAGCTACTTGGATGACAAAAGGAGCACTGGGATCCAGAAGATCTCGTTAAAACTAGAGAATCATAGCTTATCAGTAAGCGACGTGAAAATAAACCTAATATCCAACGCAGAGAACATAGCAGCCGCATATGCCGTATGTAAGCTACTTGGAGTAGATAGCAACACTATTATCAATGGAATCAAGTCCTTTTCAGGACTGAGGCATAGGAATGAACTGCTTGGCAAAATAAGAAATGTGTTTTTCGTGAACGATAGCAAAGCAACTAATGCAAAGTCGAGCGAAAAGGCGATCTTATCTTATGAAAACATAAATTGGATCGTTGGTGGAAGAAGCAAAAAAGGTGGAATAGAATCATTAAGCAAGCATTTCACAAGGATTAGAAAAGCTTTTCTTATTGGGGAATCAACCGAAGCCTTTGCAAACACTATGGAGAATAAAGTAGATTATGTTAGATGTTGCAACCTAGAAGATGCGTTCAGATTGGCTTTTGAAGAGGCCTTAAATAGCGCAGAAGAAGTAACAATATTACTTTCTCCCGCGTGTGCTTCTTTTGATCAATGGAAAAATTTTGAAGAACGCGGCGAAGCATTTTGTAGAATGTTTGAAAATCTCAGGTACAATCACACATGCTGTTTAGTATAA
- a CDS encoding COQ9 family protein has protein sequence MEQKLIIDKLIRVIPFEGISDETLLKVCTDLNLANSFCKFQSGIYSALEHIAENLNSSMEAELRNSNLEVMRVRERIKLAIQIRLSNYAKLPNYRELLKNVLLFSVSPKNTYFSSKLLYRTISAIWYGIHDQSTDFNYYTKRAILAGVYLSTILFFINDYSEDFADTLSFLDKRINNVMTFQKFKTRLKGIIGNFL, from the coding sequence GTGGAACAAAAGTTAATAATAGATAAGCTAATTAGGGTTATTCCATTTGAAGGGATAAGCGATGAAACCCTATTAAAGGTGTGCACAGACCTTAATCTGGCTAATAGCTTTTGCAAATTCCAAAGTGGAATATATAGTGCTTTGGAGCATATAGCAGAGAACTTAAATAGCTCAATGGAGGCTGAACTAAGAAATTCTAATTTAGAGGTTATGAGGGTACGAGAACGAATAAAGTTAGCTATTCAAATACGCCTTTCAAACTACGCTAAGCTACCGAATTATAGAGAACTTTTAAAAAATGTTTTATTATTCTCTGTATCACCAAAAAATACATATTTTTCTAGTAAACTTTTATACAGAACTATTAGCGCGATTTGGTATGGCATTCATGACCAATCAACAGATTTTAACTACTATACAAAAAGAGCAATATTAGCTGGAGTGTACTTAAGTACGATACTTTTTTTTATCAATGATTATTCAGAAGATTTTGCGGATACTTTATCGTTTCTTGATAAACGTATCAACAATGTCATGACATTTCAAAAATTCAAAACTCGCTTAAAAGGAATCATAGGAAATTTCTTATAA
- a CDS encoding IS982 family transposase, producing the protein MKKDITELYCCVEDFCRAVDDNFANRFLSNGKKPTRVPEIAHSEILTIILLYHKSPCKNFKAFYLCYLQLFYRSEFSKLPSYHRFIALKPRVLWYLALLLQWFCEQAKMTGISYIDSTSIAVCHRKRISRNKVFKGLAELGKNTYGWFFGFKLHVVINEIGEIQGVTLTRGNVDDRKPVPTLTKKLTGLLFGDKGYIKKELFEKLFDRGLKLVTKVKKGMKNALISLKEKILLGKRSIVETVFGCLKNKFELEHTRHRSTVNFLVHIFSTLISYSMQSKKPCISQLYFVG; encoded by the coding sequence ATGAAGAAAGATATTACAGAACTGTACTGTTGCGTCGAGGATTTTTGTCGTGCGGTAGATGATAATTTTGCAAATAGGTTCTTATCAAACGGCAAAAAACCAACCAGAGTACCAGAAATAGCGCACTCAGAAATTCTAACCATAATCCTATTATACCATAAATCACCATGTAAAAACTTCAAGGCTTTTTATCTTTGTTATCTTCAGTTATTCTATAGATCAGAGTTTTCAAAGCTGCCTTCATATCACAGATTTATTGCCTTAAAGCCGCGAGTTTTGTGGTATTTAGCATTACTTTTGCAATGGTTTTGTGAACAAGCAAAAATGACCGGGATTTCCTACATAGATTCTACTTCAATAGCAGTATGCCATCGAAAAAGAATCTCAAGAAATAAGGTTTTCAAAGGATTAGCAGAGTTAGGAAAGAATACTTACGGCTGGTTTTTTGGTTTTAAATTACATGTAGTAATCAATGAAATAGGTGAAATTCAAGGTGTTACGCTAACCAGAGGTAACGTCGATGACAGAAAACCTGTACCAACTCTAACCAAAAAACTAACTGGACTTTTGTTTGGAGATAAGGGCTATATAAAGAAAGAGCTCTTTGAGAAACTATTCGATAGAGGTCTAAAACTCGTCACTAAAGTGAAAAAAGGTATGAAAAATGCACTGATTTCGCTGAAAGAGAAGATTTTACTAGGGAAAAGATCGATTGTTGAAACGGTTTTTGGCTGCCTAAAAAACAAATTTGAACTTGAGCACACTCGGCATAGATCCACAGTAAATTTCTTGGTACATATTTTTTCTACCCTCATTTCTTATTCAATGCAATCGAAAAAGCCCTGTATTTCTCAGCTTTACTTCGTTGGTTAA
- a CDS encoding crossover junction endodeoxyribonuclease RuvC translates to MHVFAHTISLDKNFQLLTLDLGKQTGWAILTDGVIQSGSKNFHGSRFSGGGMCFLSFRNWLNSLEHKFTAVYFEEVRRHLGTDAAHCYGGFLAHLTAWCEERNIPYQGVPVKTIKRFITGKGNASKSEVIEAVKGKGFLPRDDNEADALALMFYINNFSKDFNMLDNT, encoded by the coding sequence ATGCATGTATTTGCTCACACCATATCTCTAGATAAAAATTTCCAGTTACTAACACTTGACCTCGGCAAACAAACAGGCTGGGCTATTCTTACAGATGGAGTAATTCAAAGTGGGAGCAAAAATTTTCATGGTAGCCGCTTCAGTGGAGGTGGCATGTGCTTTTTGAGTTTCCGTAATTGGCTTAACTCTTTAGAACATAAGTTCACTGCAGTGTATTTTGAAGAAGTAAGAAGACATTTAGGAACAGACGCTGCACATTGCTACGGAGGCTTTCTAGCTCATTTAACAGCTTGGTGCGAGGAAAGGAATATACCTTATCAAGGTGTACCTGTCAAGACCATAAAACGTTTTATCACGGGTAAAGGCAATGCGAGCAAAAGTGAAGTTATTGAAGCTGTAAAGGGCAAAGGTTTTTTACCTCGAGACGATAATGAAGCGGATGCTTTGGCATTGATGTTTTATATTAATAATTTTAGTAAAGATTTTAATATGCTAGATAACACATAG
- a CDS encoding IS5 family transposase (programmed frameshift) — MRYEETKELDEEKFRRLTGVKKATFNRMVEILDEEDRRKKAKSGRKSKLCIEDRLLMALEYLREYRTYFHIGRSYGMSESTTYKIIKWIENTLVKHPDFALPGRKEVLKSDIEYEVLVIDATETPVERPKKKQKRFYSGKKKKHSIKTQIISEKESKKIICTSFSNGRKHDFRLFKESKVHILPSIKVLADSGYRGLQKIHANVELPHRKTKKHPLTKKQKQENQELASKRVVVENVIGLLKRFKIIADKYRNRRKRFGLRFNLIAGIYNLELMM, encoded by the exons ATGAGATATGAAGAAACTAAGGAGTTAGATGAAGAGAAGTTTCGTCGTCTGACAGGAGTAAAGAAGGCAACTTTCAACAGGATGGTAGAAATTTTAGATGAAGAAGATAGAAGGAAAAAAGCAAAAAGTGGGCGTAAAAGCAAGCTCTGTATAGAAGACAGGCTACTTATGGCATTGGAATATCTTCGTGAATATCGGACATATTTCCACATTGGTCGAAGTTATGGTATGAGCGAAAGTACGACCTATAAAATCATAAAGTGGATTGAAAATACATTGGTAAAACATCCGGATTTTGCATTGCCAGGGCGAAAAGAGGTTCTAAAAAGTGATATAGAATATGAGGTTTTAGTGATAGATGCAACAGAAACTCCTGTGGAAAGACCCA AAAAAAAGCAAAAAAGATTTTATTCAGGAAAAAAGAAAAAGCACAGTATAAAAACACAGATTATTTCGGAAAAAGAAAGCAAAAAGATCATTTGCACGTCTTTTTCAAATGGTAGGAAACATGATTTTCGGCTTTTTAAGGAGTCAAAAGTGCACATACTACCAAGTATCAAAGTCCTAGCAGATAGCGGTTACAGAGGTCTACAAAAAATTCACGCAAATGTTGAATTGCCACATAGAAAAACGAAAAAGCACCCATTGACTAAGAAACAAAAGCAAGAAAATCAAGAGCTTGCAAGCAAAAGAGTTGTGGTTGAGAATGTAATCGGTTTGCTTAAAAGATTTAAAATTATTGCAGATAAATATCGCAATCGGCGAAAACGTTTTGGATTGAGATTCAATTTGATAGCTGGAATTTACAATCTAGAGTTGATGATGTGA